The stretch of DNA TGCAGATAGCCATGCTCACCATGGCTGTGGACCAGGCCCAGGAGCACGGCTTCACGCTGGCCATCACCCCGACGTTGGTGCGTCCGGAAGTGATGCGCGGCACCGGCTTCCTCAACTCCCACGCCGACGAAATCTACCGTCTGCGCGAACCTGACGAGCAGTACTTGGTCGGTACCTCCGAAGTGGCGCTCGCCGGTATGCATGAGAACGAGATTCTCGACCTGTCCGACGGTCCGCTGCGCTACTGCGGCTGGAGCTCCTGCTACCGCCGCGAAGCAGGTGCTGCTGGCAAGGATACTTCCGGCATCATCCGCGTGCACCAGTTCGACAAGGTGGAGATGTTCGTCTACACCAAGCAGGAGGACTCTTACAAGGAGCATGAGCACTTGCTGGCCATGGAGCAGGAGATGCTCGGCAAGGTTGAGGTGCCATACCGCATCATCGATACTGCTGCCGGCGATCTGGGCTCTTCCGCAGCACGTAAGTTCGATTGCGAAGCTTGGGTTCCGACCCAGGGTCGCTACCGCGAGCTGACCTCCACCTCCAACTGCACCGAATACCAGGCCCGTCGCCTGAACGTTCGCGAACGTATGGAAGATGGCGGCACCCGCGCCGTTTCCACGCTGAACGGTACGCTGGCCACCACCCGTTGGCTGGTCGCCATTCTCGAGAACCACCAGCAGAAGGACGGCTCCATCGTCATCCCGCAGGCCATGCGTGCCTACATGGGCGGCAAGGAAGTCATCGAACCGACCAAGTGGGAAGCCTGATTCCACAACTTCCTTGCACTGTGATATATTGACATCTTGTGTGTTGGCAGTGATGTCGACACACAAAGGGTAGGTGTCTGAGCGGTCTAAAGAGACGGTCTTGAAAACCGTTGAGGTGCAAGCCTCCGCGAGTTCGAATCTCGCCTTACCCGCCTATAAGGCTTACTGAGAGCGCTTTAAGCGCCCGGTAAGCCTTTTTTGTTGTTGCAATCCGGGCAAACTTCACCCAAGTTCCTATAGGCCGTGAATACCAATGGCGCCGGTGATTGTCACGCGGGTGTGTTGTGCGCCCTGCCGTGCGAAGGCATGTCGTTGGAGGATGCCGTACGTTGCGCCAATGCTGCTTCGGCGTTGGCTGTAACGCGATCAGGGCCGGCTACCTGCCCTGATCGAAATGAGGTTGAGCTGCTTGGGAAGGGCGTTCTAAAACTTATGGTACAAATAACCATAAGTGGTTATATCATGTGCGCGATTGCGTTGAGGCGGCGTGCATATAGCCTGTCTGCAATGTCGTGCGGCAGATTTAAGGAGATTAGTTTCACATGAGCAATGAGAAAGGGACCCTCTCCATTGAGGAGCAGGGCATTGACACCATTTCCGAAGAGGAGCGTAGGGGCACGCCGGCCAGTCTGTTCTGGCCTTGGTTCGCTGCCAATATTTCCATGTTCGCCATGTCGTACGGCGCGTGGGCGCTTGGGTTCGGCATCTCGTTCTGGCAGGCCACCGCCATGACCATTATTGGCGTGGTCGTCTCGTTCCTGCTGGTCGGCATCATCTCCATCGCAGGCAAACGCGGCAACGCGCCCACCATGGTGCTCACCCGCGCCACGTTCGGCGTGGAAGGTGCCAAAGTGCCAGCGGCGCTGAGCTGGATCGCCACATTGGGCTGGGAGATTTCACTGACCACCACCGCTGTGCTGGCATTATCAAGCACCATCGAAAAACTCGGTTGGGGCTCTGGTGTCGCGCCCAAGATCATCTCCACCATTGTGGTGGTCGGCCTTGTAGTGGTCGCAGGTATTTTCGGATACGACCTGATTATGCGTTGCCAGCAGGTGATCACCATCGTGACCGGTGTGATCACCGTCGGTTTCTTTATTCTCGGCTGGGGACATATCGACTTTTCCGCCATTGACTCGGTTCCGGCGGGATCATTGCCGGCCATGCTCGGCTGCTGCTTCTTCGTGATGACCGGCTTTGGCTTGGGCTGGGTGAACATCGCTGCCGATTACTCGCGCTATCTGCCGCGCAAGTCCTCCAATGGCGGCATTGTGTTCTGGACCACATTCGGTGCGTCCATTGCCAATGTGTTCCTGATTTTCTACGGTCTGCTGCTCGCGGTTTCCAATGCTGATATGGCGGAAAACGTTGGAAATGATCCGATTGGCGCCATGGCTTCCATTCTGCCGACCTGGTACTTGATTCCGTACACCATCGTGGCCGTGCTCGGTTTGATGTCCGGCTCCATTATGGACAATTATTCCAACGGGCTTGCGCTGCTGTCGTTCGGTGTGAAGTTGCCGCGTACTGTGGCTGCCGCGCTCACCGCCGCTTTGACTGTGCTTGGCGTGGTCTACGTGACTTTCTTCTCCGACACGTTCATCGGCCCGTTCCAAGGCTTTCTGACCACGCTCGGTGTGCCGATGGCTGTATGGGCCGGCATGTTCGTAGCCGACGTGATCATTCGCAAGAAGGATTACAGCACTGCTGATTTGTATGATCCGAAGGGTCGTTACGGTGCGTGGAACGGTAAGTCTTTCGCCATTCTCGTCGTCGGTACCGTGCTTGGTTGGGGATTGGTGGTCAACACTGCCGCCAGCTGGCTGAACTGGCAGGGTTATCTGCTGTTCCTTATCGGTGGCAAAGACGGTAGTTGGGCTGCCGCTAATCTTGGTGTGATTGTTGCGCTGATTATTGGTCTTGCGGGATTGTTGATTTTCCAGCGCGGCGATATTGCCAAGCAGGAAGCTGATTTGTCGGTTTCGGAAGCCTGACCAAACTTAAGTGATATACAGAAAGGAAAAGCCATGATCGCGGAAGATGAATGGCTGGTAGTCATCGACAGGCAGCGTGTTTTTGCGGAAAGCGAATGGTCCGCATGGGCTTGCCCGGACGGCTCCTACCACACTACTGATGAAGCGTTCGCACGATTGGCCAAAGCGTTCGGCGATCGTGTGATTTATACGCGATATGTTGCGCCTGAGCCGCCGCAAAACGCTTGGGTTGATTATTTCAAGGATTGGCCGCAGTTTTTGGTTGCTCCCGACGATCCGATGTACGATCTCACCGCGGATACCGCGGAATTGGCACAAGGCCATGCCGTGGTCAGTTGCGACACCTTCGGCAAGTGGGGAAGCGTGCTGAGCGAAGCCATTAAAGGCGCTAAAAAAATCACGATATGTGGTGTCGCCACCGATTGCTGTGTGCTTACCACTGTGCTCGCCGCGGCTGACAATGGTGTAGCGGTGCGCGTTGCTGCTGACGCTTGTGCAGGCAGTTCGCCAGAAAACCATCAGATGGCATTGAACACCATGGCATTGTTCACGCCGCTGGTCACCGTTACCAACACTGACGCTATTCTGAAGTAAAAAAAATACCGCAAGCAAGCCATTTTCTGCGGGGCTTACTGAAGTTTTTCAGTAAGCCCCGTTCATGTATATCGCAGCAAAACGGGTCTCAAAAGCGTTTGAGAGTCCGGACTCCTCCACTCGTTGGAAGTTTTATCTCGTTGTCGGCCCTGTGAGCGTCCAGATCCTCCCAGTGGGTGGGATGGTGAGGCGGGATGAAAAGGAAGATTCTTCGGTTATACGATGCGGCGGTCGGCGGCCCAGCGGGTGAGTTCGGTGCGGTTTGACAGCTGCAGTTTGCGTAGTACGGAGCTGACGTGCGTTTCCACGGTTTTGATGGAAATAAACAGTTCCGCAGCCACTTCCTTGTACGTGTAGCCGCGTGCGATCAAGCGCATGACTTCCTGCTCACGGTTCGACAAGCGGTCCAACTCGTCATCGTGGATCGGTCCGCTTGCAGAGCCGCTCATGCCAGCCGGTGAGCCATTTTGGAAGGCAGACAGCACGAATCCCGCCAATTTCGGCGAAAACACGGCATAGCCCTCATGTACTTGCTTGATGGAAGAAATCAAATCATCGCCGGAAATCGTTTTTGTCACGTAGCCTTGCGCTCCGGCACGAATTACCGATCCGACATCCTGCGGCGAATCAGACACCGACAGTGCCAGAAACACGGTATTAGGGGAGTATGCGCGCGATTTCACGAGAATTTCAGCTCCGCCGCCGCCCTCACCGCCGGGGACATGCACATCAAGCAACACCACATCCGGCTTCGTCTGCGCGATCATCGCCACCGATCCCTCGACATCGGCCGCTTGCCCGACGATATCGAAATGCGGCTGCAGCGTTGCGATAACGCCCGCGCGGAACATTTCATGATCGTCAACGATGGCGATGCGGATCTGCTGTTCCTGCTCGTTCATTGCTGCTCCTCCGTTGGCATATTTGTACTTACGGTTGCATTCGCGTCTGTAGTTGCATTCGCAGGAGTTGCTGCGATTGGCATATGCATGCGCACCTCCGTGCCCCATTGCGGTCTCGATACTATCTCCACTGTACCGCCACGTCGCTTGATTCGTCCGATAATCGATTCACGAATGCCAAGGCGATTCGCAGGGATGGCATTCACGTCAAATCCGTTGCCATGGTCGCGCACGAATACTTCCACCAGTTTGCTGCTTGCCTCGCAGTAGACGGAAATCGGCTCTCCTCCATGCGCTACCGCATTGATAAGAGCCTGTTGCGTGGCGTCAAGCAGCGCATCGGTTTGCGCGCTTGGACGTGCGTCGCCCACCGTCACCACTTCGATCGGCTTGCCATGCGTGTCTTCCACATGTGCTGCGATCTCTTTCAAACCGGCGTTCACGGAACGGTCAGACGTGGTGCGTTCCTGATACAGCCATTCACGCAATTCGCGTTCCTGCGAGCGCGCCAGCGAAAACACCGTCTGCTGATCATCGGCATGCAACTGAATCAGCGCCAACGTTTGCAATACGCCATCATGCAGATGTGCGGTCATGTCGGCACGTTCCTCTTCGCGTTCCTTCAACGCGCGTTCCGTACCCAAATCGCGAATCAGTGCCATGATCCATGGCACAATCGCAAGCAATGCGCCAATCAGCAGTGTCAAACCGGCGCACAGTATGCGAATCATGGAAAACGCGTCAAAATGCATGCAGGAACTGACATACAAAGCGTATGCGGCGAAAATAATCGCAATGCCGCCAAGCATCGTCCATAATTGGCCTTCTTCGGCGTTGAAACGCAACCAAGAGACGCCGATACCGACCAGACCAAGCAGCAGGGGCACAATCAGAGTGCGTTCAACACCGCCTGCGAACATGACGAAACAGATGGAAAGCAGTATCAGACCGGCTAATGCAAGCAAAGCGGGTTTCGGTGCTTTCTTCAGTGTCTGTGCAAGGTTTTCGCTGGAAGATTGCGTATCGCCATACGTTCCGTCGTTGCGTGCAGTCGTATCTTCAAAAGATGGTGGTTGCGGGTGCGGACCATCTTGCGGAGCTGTAAAAGATTGATATTCCGGGGAAACGGGATATGTTCCGTACGGCATGTTGCCTCTGGAAAGCGGTGCCTGCCATGGCGAACGCTTGCCGGCAATAATGTACGCCTGCTGCACCGGATCGCCCACGGGCAGTGCCATCCACAGGAAAACATAGGCGATCAGTCCCGCACCGAACAGACATGTGGTGGCGAGAAAAAACAGGCGCACCCATAGCACGGCAATGCCCAAATGCATGCTGATCGCCTTGCATACGCCGGCTCCCATGCGTCCGTATGGAGGGCGCATCAACGGCAGTTTGGCCGGCTGCGTCGGCAGCGGACGTCCCTCATGCAGGGCTTGATCGCAGCAGTAGCGCATATACACGGCGCTCGCCTGGTCGTATTGGCTTTGCGTGTACCACGGTTTTCCTAAGGATTTCATACTTCTATTGTGCCCTGTGAGGGATGCCGTTTCAGGGCATTCATATAGTGTTCAGGGCAGATTCAGGGTGTTCCCCGATACGTGTGGCACGCGCGAGTTGCTGTAATGGAACCATGAGCAATGCAAATAATGATCCGCTGGGTGATCGCGGCAACGCAGGGCCGCAACCCGCTGCTGGACAATCGTATCATCGGCAGCCTGCGTACGGTTCGCCGCAACCTTCTCGCGGTGGCCGTTTCTTCGCGTGGATTCGTTCCAGCCAGGTCAAGCGTGGGCATGATCGTTGGATTGGCGGCGTGTGCGATGGCATAGCACGTCGTCTTGGTTGGAATACCACGTTGGTTCGTGCGCTTATGGTGGTTGCCACGCTGTTTTTCGGCGCGGGTGCCGCGTTCTATGGCCTGGCGTGGTTTGTGCTGCCGGATGAGCGCGACAATCAGATTCTTGCTGAGGATTTGATTAACGGCAAGTGGGATTGGAATTGCATTGGCGCGCTGTTGTGCTGCCTTGTTGCCATCTGTTTGCCGGGTGCAGGATGGTTTGCTTTCGCGTTGGCCGCGTTGGTGCTGTGGCTTCTGCTCAATAGGCAGATTTATGCGCCGAATGTTCGTCCAGCTCAGTGGCAGCAGCCCCCGTATGGTCAGGCTCCGTACGGTCAACCGCAATATGGTCAGCCTCAATATGGAAGTCCTTCGTATGGACGGCCGGTGCCTCCTGCATCGCCGTCTCCGGCGCAATCGAATCCTTATACTCAGCCGATGCAGGCGAGCGGCGCATATAACGGGGCGGCCAACACGGCTTCGTCACCGGAATCGCAATCGCCTCAGCCTCAGCGCCCTCAGCCTCAGTATCATGCCTACCAACAGCAGGCCAATGGTCCGGCCGCTTTTGCCACGGCCAATGTTCCTCCAACATTCACCGCTCCGGCAGCCCCGGTGGCGCAGACGCCTACGCAGCCAAGAAGGGGGCGCCGTAAGCCGGCCGGTCCACTGCTGGTATTGATGATGTTCGGTCTCACGATGATCGCATGCGCGCTATGCGTATGGTGCATTATGACGTACGGCGTTCAAGGCGGGCAGCGGGGCACCGAATACACGTTGCAGGCATGCGCGGCATTCGTCGGTGGCATCTGTCTGGTGACGGGAATCGTTATTGTCGCGCTCGGATTCGCGGGCAGAAGAACGGGAGGATTGCATCCTCTGACATGGATATCCGTATTCATGTCGTTGGTCATGGTGATGGCTTTGG from Bifidobacterium catenulatum PV20-2 encodes:
- the serS gene encoding serine--tRNA ligase; protein product: MLDIQFIREHADVVKESQRKRGESVELVDEVLRSDEVRRSSLKEFEAARAQQKEIGKKVAAAPADEKAKLIAETKELSQKVSEYKAAADAAAEEYTTAMWKLSNVVEPEAPEGGEDDYVVVKKVGQIRDFAAEGFEPKDHLTLGRGVAGIDMERGVKVGGSRFYFLRGQVARMQIAMLTMAVDQAQEHGFTLAITPTLVRPEVMRGTGFLNSHADEIYRLREPDEQYLVGTSEVALAGMHENEILDLSDGPLRYCGWSSCYRREAGAAGKDTSGIIRVHQFDKVEMFVYTKQEDSYKEHEHLLAMEQEMLGKVEVPYRIIDTAAGDLGSSAARKFDCEAWVPTQGRYRELTSTSNCTEYQARRLNVRERMEDGGTRAVSTLNGTLATTRWLVAILENHQQKDGSIVIPQAMRAYMGGKEVIEPTKWEA
- a CDS encoding cytosine permease, encoding MSNEKGTLSIEEQGIDTISEEERRGTPASLFWPWFAANISMFAMSYGAWALGFGISFWQATAMTIIGVVVSFLLVGIISIAGKRGNAPTMVLTRATFGVEGAKVPAALSWIATLGWEISLTTTAVLALSSTIEKLGWGSGVAPKIISTIVVVGLVVVAGIFGYDLIMRCQQVITIVTGVITVGFFILGWGHIDFSAIDSVPAGSLPAMLGCCFFVMTGFGLGWVNIAADYSRYLPRKSSNGGIVFWTTFGASIANVFLIFYGLLLAVSNADMAENVGNDPIGAMASILPTWYLIPYTIVAVLGLMSGSIMDNYSNGLALLSFGVKLPRTVAAALTAALTVLGVVYVTFFSDTFIGPFQGFLTTLGVPMAVWAGMFVADVIIRKKDYSTADLYDPKGRYGAWNGKSFAILVVGTVLGWGLVVNTAASWLNWQGYLLFLIGGKDGSWAAANLGVIVALIIGLAGLLIFQRGDIAKQEADLSVSEA
- a CDS encoding cysteine hydrolase gives rise to the protein MIAEDEWLVVIDRQRVFAESEWSAWACPDGSYHTTDEAFARLAKAFGDRVIYTRYVAPEPPQNAWVDYFKDWPQFLVAPDDPMYDLTADTAELAQGHAVVSCDTFGKWGSVLSEAIKGAKKITICGVATDCCVLTTVLAAADNGVAVRVAADACAGSSPENHQMALNTMALFTPLVTVTNTDAILK
- a CDS encoding response regulator transcription factor, giving the protein MNEQEQQIRIAIVDDHEMFRAGVIATLQPHFDIVGQAADVEGSVAMIAQTKPDVVLLDVHVPGGEGGGGAEILVKSRAYSPNTVFLALSVSDSPQDVGSVIRAGAQGYVTKTISGDDLISSIKQVHEGYAVFSPKLAGFVLSAFQNGSPAGMSGSASGPIHDDELDRLSNREQEVMRLIARGYTYKEVAAELFISIKTVETHVSSVLRKLQLSNRTELTRWAADRRIV
- a CDS encoding ATP-binding protein, producing the protein MKSLGKPWYTQSQYDQASAVYMRYCCDQALHEGRPLPTQPAKLPLMRPPYGRMGAGVCKAISMHLGIAVLWVRLFFLATTCLFGAGLIAYVFLWMALPVGDPVQQAYIIAGKRSPWQAPLSRGNMPYGTYPVSPEYQSFTAPQDGPHPQPPSFEDTTARNDGTYGDTQSSSENLAQTLKKAPKPALLALAGLILLSICFVMFAGGVERTLIVPLLLGLVGIGVSWLRFNAEEGQLWTMLGGIAIIFAAYALYVSSCMHFDAFSMIRILCAGLTLLIGALLAIVPWIMALIRDLGTERALKEREEERADMTAHLHDGVLQTLALIQLHADDQQTVFSLARSQERELREWLYQERTTSDRSVNAGLKEIAAHVEDTHGKPIEVVTVGDARPSAQTDALLDATQQALINAVAHGGEPISVYCEASSKLVEVFVRDHGNGFDVNAIPANRLGIRESIIGRIKRRGGTVEIVSRPQWGTEVRMHMPIAATPANATTDANATVSTNMPTEEQQ
- a CDS encoding PspC domain-containing protein; translation: MSNANNDPLGDRGNAGPQPAAGQSYHRQPAYGSPQPSRGGRFFAWIRSSQVKRGHDRWIGGVCDGIARRLGWNTTLVRALMVVATLFFGAGAAFYGLAWFVLPDERDNQILAEDLINGKWDWNCIGALLCCLVAICLPGAGWFAFALAALVLWLLLNRQIYAPNVRPAQWQQPPYGQAPYGQPQYGQPQYGSPSYGRPVPPASPSPAQSNPYTQPMQASGAYNGAANTASSPESQSPQPQRPQPQYHAYQQQANGPAAFATANVPPTFTAPAAPVAQTPTQPRRGRRKPAGPLLVLMMFGLTMIACALCVWCIMTYGVQGGQRGTEYTLQACAAFVGGICLVTGIVIVALGFAGRRTGGLHPLTWISVFMSLVMVMALASYSLFSYRIDTSIPSSYKRVNVSGITTMGSTASEMSKYEQGIVAQGNDYATDVLHIDLSDYAKNNGPHKVDLQDGTQGTTSCPTGTLNVVASSAQVVVTLPNGCWWAFGSNGNFYNITDFVGSSDGLTLDSGNIYVSLMGNDSTKSVVKKRALGTYDTYDRSCGSYGDESGIEDFDDETDTEDGTDTGADSTRTDSPFKDGDVDKAYREIYDNHQYWPCFTGDDKAPVRPAGLRINTMATIGGSVAVQYASDNTLGKAGKE